The following are from one region of the Hymenobacter radiodurans genome:
- a CDS encoding NAD(+)/NADH kinase: MSFDYAILVRNKTRLELLIERFNTKAQAKFYIASLGGQFEEYESENDRFQESFALVQRQLSSVIKNKIVERTYLPSFLFNKKQVVVVVGQDGLVANTAKYVDGIPIIAINPDQERYDGVLLPFTPQDFMPAVERVMSSQFRVREASLAEARLNDGQRLLAFNDLFIGAASHVSARYRIAYQGAEENHSSSGIIVSTKSGSTGWLSSIFNMTTGMTRFVDSDQKRSSPPALGDKELLFVVREAFQSKRTQSSLVAGILHEAAPLMVESFMPTNGVIFSDGVESDFLQFNAGAIATIGVAPEKARLVLKG; this comes from the coding sequence ATGAGCTTTGATTACGCTATTCTGGTTAGAAACAAAACGCGTCTGGAACTGCTCATTGAGCGGTTCAATACCAAGGCTCAGGCTAAATTCTATATCGCGAGCCTTGGGGGGCAATTTGAGGAATACGAGAGTGAAAATGACCGTTTTCAGGAGTCGTTTGCGCTGGTGCAGCGTCAGTTGTCGTCGGTTATCAAGAATAAGATTGTCGAGCGTACCTACCTACCTTCCTTTCTTTTTAATAAGAAGCAAGTGGTAGTGGTGGTCGGCCAAGATGGGCTAGTAGCTAATACCGCCAAATACGTCGACGGCATCCCCATCATCGCCATAAACCCTGATCAGGAGCGTTACGACGGTGTGTTGCTGCCCTTTACTCCCCAGGATTTTATGCCCGCCGTGGAGCGAGTAATGTCCAGCCAGTTTCGGGTGCGGGAAGCATCGCTGGCGGAGGCGCGCCTAAACGATGGGCAACGACTGCTGGCATTCAACGACTTATTTATCGGGGCTGCCTCGCATGTGTCAGCACGCTACCGCATAGCTTACCAAGGAGCAGAAGAAAATCATTCCTCCTCAGGCATAATTGTGTCAACTAAATCGGGCTCCACGGGTTGGCTTAGCTCGATTTTCAATATGACCACCGGCATGACGCGCTTTGTGGATTCTGATCAAAAACGCTCGTCGCCGCCAGCCTTAGGTGATAAGGAACTGCTATTTGTGGTGCGAGAGGCATTTCAAAGTAAGCGGACTCAATCGAGCCTCGTAGCTGGGATTCTTCATGAGGCAGCTCCGCTAATGGTTGAATCCTTCATGCCCACCAATGGCGTTATCTTCTCCGACGGCGTGGAAAGCGACTTTTTGCAGTTCAATGCCGGGGCCATTGCCACCATTGGTGTAGCACCCGAGAAGGCTCGATTGGTTCTGAAAGGGTAG
- a CDS encoding MFS transporter: MHHRSHSELRQDRGCRPYYCYVAALAARFGSGGEYGGATTYVAEHSPDNRRGYFTSFIQITATAGLFLSILVIIITRKSLGEEAFKEWGWRIPFLLSGALVIASYYIRRKLHESPLFAKAKAEGKTSKSPLRESFVNPVNRRLVLISLFGATMGQGVVWYTGQFYAYSFMQNVLKLDLVDASIVLCAALLLATPFFVYFGSLSDRIGRKKIIMMGLLCGALFTIPIFYGLKAFAGPLTEVTAATVDATGKAIPAVMKALSPNLMAMTALTFCLVLFVTMAYGPIAAYLVELFPTKVRYTSLSLPYHIGNGVFGGFVPFIATALTLWAASKPEGTLWKEYSSFAGLIYPVSIALICWFIGQALMKDVRNVRLMEEGSGSTH, translated from the coding sequence ATTCATCACCGGTCTCATTCCGAGCTACGACAAGATCGGGGTTGCCGCCCCTATTATTGTTACGTTGCTGCGCTTGCTGCAAGGTTTGGCTCTGGGGGCGAATATGGCGGTGCTACCACCTATGTGGCCGAGCACTCGCCCGATAACCGGCGGGGCTACTTCACTTCTTTCATCCAGATTACGGCCACCGCGGGTCTGTTTTTGAGCATTCTGGTTATTATCATTACCCGCAAGAGCTTGGGCGAAGAAGCATTCAAAGAGTGGGGGTGGCGCATTCCGTTTCTCCTCTCCGGTGCCTTGGTAATTGCCTCTTACTACATCCGCCGCAAGCTCCACGAGTCGCCGCTTTTTGCGAAGGCCAAAGCCGAAGGCAAAACTAGTAAGAGCCCCTTACGTGAGTCGTTCGTGAACCCCGTAAATCGCCGTCTGGTGCTCATTTCGCTGTTTGGCGCTACCATGGGCCAAGGTGTAGTATGGTACACGGGCCAATTCTACGCCTATTCCTTCATGCAAAACGTGTTGAAGCTTGACCTAGTAGACGCCAGTATTGTGCTGTGCGCGGCCTTGCTGCTCGCTACGCCATTCTTCGTGTATTTTGGAAGCCTTTCCGACCGCATCGGCCGTAAGAAAATCATCATGATGGGACTGCTGTGCGGCGCTTTATTCACCATTCCGATTTTCTACGGTCTTAAAGCCTTTGCCGGCCCCCTCACGGAAGTGACGGCTGCTACCGTAGATGCCACTGGGAAAGCCATTCCGGCCGTGATGAAGGCGCTCAGCCCCAACTTGATGGCTATGACCGCCCTGACATTCTGCCTCGTGCTATTCGTGACAATGGCCTATGGTCCGATTGCGGCTTACTTGGTCGAGTTGTTCCCCACCAAGGTGCGCTATACTTCACTTTCCTTGCCTTATCATATTGGCAACGGTGTATTTGGTGGCTTTGTGCCTTTCATCGCTACGGCGCTCACGCTTTGGGCCGCTAGTAAGCCTGAGGGTACACTCTGGAAAGAGTACAGCAGCTTTGCTGGCCTGATTTACCCAGTTAGTATTGCCCTCATCTGCTGGTTTATTGGCCAGGCGCTCATGAAGGATGTGCGCAACGTGCGCCTCATGGAGGAGGGATCTGGTAGCACACACTAA
- a CDS encoding M28 family peptidase translates to MHLRLSLLTYLLLSTLYASGFDTADSVRLRQHLTYLTATPQPRNYQQVAVLDTVAAYINQQLHSAGARLSDQPYEVGGQIYRNVIGSFGPVDGPRVIVGAHYDVFGDQPGADDNGSGVAALLELARLLGQQPQLSYRVDLVAYTLEEPPFFRTKNMGSYVHAKSLHDLGVTVRGMVALETLGYYDDRKGSQDYPVGLLRLIYGTRGNYLTVAQKFGNGSFGRQFARRCRQEAALPVKRFKAPAWLPGIDFSDHLNYWQFGYSAVLVTDTAFYRNKHYHEPTDTLDRLDLRRLSLAVDAVLAALLKA, encoded by the coding sequence ATGCATTTACGATTGTCTTTGCTCACTTATTTATTGTTGAGCACATTGTACGCCAGTGGCTTCGATACCGCCGACTCCGTACGCCTGCGCCAGCACCTGACATACTTAACGGCTACACCCCAACCGCGCAATTATCAGCAGGTAGCGGTGCTCGATACCGTGGCCGCTTATATCAACCAACAGTTGCACAGTGCCGGGGCTCGCCTCAGCGACCAGCCCTATGAAGTCGGGGGGCAAATTTACCGCAACGTCATCGGCTCCTTTGGCCCTGTTGATGGCCCGCGCGTGATTGTGGGTGCCCACTACGATGTGTTCGGCGACCAGCCCGGCGCCGACGACAACGGCTCCGGCGTAGCTGCGCTATTGGAGCTGGCGCGCCTGTTGGGTCAGCAGCCGCAGCTTTCCTATCGCGTTGATTTGGTAGCGTATACCCTGGAGGAGCCGCCCTTTTTCCGCACCAAAAACATGGGTAGCTATGTCCACGCCAAATCACTGCACGATCTGGGTGTGACCGTACGCGGGATGGTGGCACTGGAAACCCTTGGCTACTACGACGACCGCAAAGGCTCCCAAGATTACCCTGTCGGCCTGTTGAGGCTTATCTATGGCACCCGCGGCAATTACCTCACCGTAGCCCAGAAATTCGGAAATGGAAGCTTTGGGCGGCAGTTTGCGCGGCGATGTCGCCAGGAAGCCGCTTTGCCTGTCAAGCGGTTTAAAGCTCCGGCTTGGCTACCCGGCATCGATTTTTCTGACCACCTCAACTACTGGCAGTTTGGCTACTCTGCCGTGCTGGTCACTGACACCGCGTTCTACCGGAATAAGCATTACCACGAGCCTACCGATACTCTGGACCGTCTCGATCTTCGTCGCCTGAGCTTGGCCGTAGATGCCGTGTTGGCGGCGCTGCTTAAGGCGTGA
- a CDS encoding SPFH domain-containing protein, translated as MFGINHIQFDSMTYAIHYKNGRIAREGRGLSFYYFAPNSSVVAIPMGSNDLPFIFNETTHDYQTVSIQGQITYKTGSPKQLAEVLDFTVDSRGVYKKNDLEKLHQRIINEAQTATATFVHSLGLKDAMRAAKAIEVNILEGLAASKAILLLGIEVLSINILAVKATPEMGRALETETREKLQQEADQAIFERRNFAVEQERKIRESELNTEIAVEEKNKQIAEKKIEGEMQKAESNRKLREMKVQADISVEEQRKLLIAQNAENQRKEAETRGYVLETTLRPYKEMDWKLLVALSNNPDPKFNIALAFRELAENAGKIGNLNISPDLLDSILTDKPEGRR; from the coding sequence CGGGGCTTATCCTTTTATTATTTTGCCCCGAATAGCTCTGTCGTAGCTATTCCGATGGGTAGCAATGACTTGCCCTTTATTTTCAACGAGACTACCCACGATTACCAGACGGTTTCTATCCAGGGGCAAATCACATATAAAACGGGCAGCCCAAAACAGCTAGCCGAAGTACTCGACTTCACCGTGGATAGCCGAGGCGTGTACAAGAAGAACGACCTAGAAAAGCTGCACCAGCGCATCATCAATGAGGCTCAGACCGCGACGGCCACGTTTGTGCACAGCTTAGGCCTGAAAGATGCCATGCGTGCGGCCAAGGCCATTGAGGTAAACATACTGGAAGGACTGGCAGCTTCTAAAGCTATTCTGCTGCTAGGAATAGAAGTGCTGAGCATTAACATCTTGGCGGTGAAGGCAACCCCAGAAATGGGGCGGGCACTGGAAACAGAAACTCGCGAAAAGCTCCAGCAGGAAGCCGATCAGGCGATTTTTGAGCGGCGCAACTTTGCCGTAGAACAAGAGCGCAAAATCCGGGAAAGTGAGCTGAATACCGAAATAGCAGTAGAGGAGAAGAACAAGCAGATTGCCGAAAAGAAGATTGAAGGCGAAATGCAGAAGGCCGAAAGCAACCGCAAGTTGCGCGAAATGAAAGTGCAGGCTGATATTTCAGTTGAAGAGCAACGTAAGCTGCTCATCGCGCAAAATGCGGAAAACCAGCGCAAGGAGGCCGAAACCCGCGGCTACGTGCTCGAAACCACCCTGCGCCCCTACAAAGAGATGGATTGGAAGCTGCTGGTAGCCCTGAGCAACAATCCCGACCCGAAGTTCAACATTGCCCTGGCCTTCCGCGAATTGGCCGAGAATGCCGGCAAAATCGGCAATCTGAATATCTCGCCGGACTTGTTGGATTCCATCCTGACCGACAAACCCGAAGGCCGGCGATGA
- a CDS encoding IS1/IS1595 family N-terminal zinc-binding domain-containing protein, producing the protein MTKPSCPKCDTTEATKSGVVGGRQRYKCKNCGYHFSVAKVGREINSYYVIKALQLYVEGVSYREIERLLGVSHVSVMNWVKKYGVKAPARPIITRRIKY; encoded by the coding sequence ATGACTAAGCCTTCCTGTCCCAAGTGCGATACCACCGAAGCAACAAAAAGTGGCGTTGTAGGTGGCAGACAGCGTTATAAGTGCAAGAACTGTGGCTACCATTTTTCGGTGGCTAAGGTGGGCCGAGAAATCAATTCGTACTACGTTATAAAAGCGCTTCAACTGTACGTGGAGGGCGTCAGCTACCGTGAGATAGAGCGCCTGCTGGGTGTAAGCCACGTGAGCGTGATGAACTGGGTGAAAAAATACGGTGTAAAAGCCCCCGCCAGACCGATTATCACCCGACGTATAAAATATTGA